A single genomic interval of Coccidioides posadasii str. Silveira chromosome 1, complete sequence harbors:
- a CDS encoding uncharacterized protein (EggNog:ENOG410PM8T~COG:S~BUSCO:1143at33183), producing the protein MASTAFKLQKPVGSAEWIAAEKENIMYLVDQEMEEVEFPVRHELDWLNEHMAEVFRGNQLNVTEIFKTPGKLRGKTPRTIRKHKTPAGQARVPLSDIFSLQNAKNSPLPTNRFQQEISKLAARKESPSKRQWPLSTLSQNSNPNYNTDSGYHDIPDDDHMHVVSSQATEPDPGAEETQNEPEVEHEQEQEQEHEPEPEQEQKQEQEQEHEQEPEQETATQRIDESTLLAEDHGDQSPSIARRTTEDSFHSAREVAASKENTVEPMDFECSQAPQHHNYLQPVYPTIQPEAHDTSPQAQPQLSHAYHPPASGPPEHDTMLDHLDDIGSPSEKSTPGRPLLRKSSLTFASLPAREPLMKKSMGGTRMSRLSQIDPAKNGYFGRQTGGARMTQFFNEERNKEENISAPTHEESDSDTRATKFHNKSSTQLLHEKINMLGKTQSTRSTKSIASATSSAAQQIAYPELPPSRHGPSTDGPKQLAREESPRMGDSSMPPSSPFFARHSQFARDRSVEIAEKPKLSPSSSNQDQYAKLRSLRTGTPERRSPAPRSFISHGKSASVSSLAGSPRPGTAGSLHKSTTFDGTPKSSTTPTGSPKRYEGPLSASKSKLQSIMKSAKGLFSSSAGASAAAKEAISPNSMRSKPTGYPSLHGTFSQASTQQYEPESPVKQQGRRTRSSTEREERRREQEMRERQRIQEQLEKEREAEKARTSHPKTPHNPPSGIQRLEAIVPPPSPGIKSSPKKVQAPPRSATRDLEDRREEEIKAPIYGFPQTQPKKNERRPVKPTRETQKAKPQPVSIKIGTLSQRIPLNSVPSSAPSVQDPTPTPTLTKQPSVKKASIASSHTSTSTNSFKSSTTGSSTKSKAALAAERREQQRREAQQRREAERKNLEEARRQEQLRAEAERRERERAAMLEDPKSAAKKQAIEKRRLENARKAHQQRNQQPPPANDTSLVSHQEKSSFRSSQRPDMGPARPASRLNNVQPPSRPQPMINPAKPPKRPNEEEAVRTVSGKRRKTDDELATEPPMRPTMAPPIRQSNVRKELKAQAFPGGYAGAPTMGHSQAGLPVFKHPTNPARPLQTPGHPQAGRSAQLLEMSKFASGKIPFADSNPPPPAAHKTPGHKPAHKVARSPAYPNGENIKLPEIPTDSEEEDSEAEPYHVPEWAKADNLRTILIEQEGKDGEMVFGPTAPLRMEEIFRDNKERLKKFRDRTSSANWGGTDGLTTEEIRWDIEQREALKKNGGWTFGT; encoded by the exons ATGGCCTCCACGGCCTTCAAGCTGCAGAAGCCGGTCGGCTCCGCAGAATGGATCGCGgcagaaaaggaaaacatTATGTATCTGGTGGACCAGGAGATGGAGGAGGTTGAATTCCCCGTTCGACATGAATTGGATTGGCTGAACGAGCACATGGCGGAGGTCTTCCGGGGAAACCAACT CAATGTTACCGAGATATTCAAAACTCCCGGAAAACTTCGCGGTAAAACGCCCCGCACGATCAGAAAGCACAAGACTCCCGCTGGGCAGGCGCGTGTT CCCCTGAGCGATATCTTCTCTTTACAGAATGCTAAAAATAGTCCTCTCCCGACAAACCGATTCCAGCAGGAGATCTCAAAACTAGCTGCTCGCAAGGAATCACCTTCGAAACGGCAGTGGCCATTGTCAACTCTGAGCCAGAACTCCAATCCAAATTACAATACTGACTCGGGCTACCATGATATACCTGATGATGACCATATGCATGTAGTCTCTTCTCAGGCCACCGAGCCCGACCCGGGAGCCGAGGAGACTCAAAATGAGCCGGAAGTGGAACATGAACAGGAACAGGAACAGGAACATGAACCGGAACCGGAGCAAGAGCAAAAACAGGAGCAGGAACAGGAACATGAACAGGAACCGGAGCAAGAGACTGCAACGCAGCGTATTGATGAGTCAACTTTACTGGCAGAAGATCATGGTGACCAGAGTCCCTCTATTGCCCGCCGGACAACAGAGGATTCATTCCATTCGGCAAGAGAGGTCGCCGCGAGCAAAGAAAATACTGTCGAACCCATGGACTTCGAGTGCTCGCAAGCCCCCCAGCATCACAACTATTTACAGCCGGTATATCCTACCATTCAGCCCGAAGCACATGATACCTCCCCGCAGGCACAGCCCCAGCTCTCCCACGCTTATCATCCGCCAGCTTCAGGACCACCAGAACATGACACGATGCTTGATCATCTCGATGATATAGGTTCTCCGTCCGAAAAGTCGACCCCTGGACGCCCTCTTCTCCGGAAGAGCAGTCTCACATTTGCATCTCTCCCTGCCAGAGAACCgctgatgaagaagagcatGGGAGGCACCAGAATGTCAAGACTAAGCCAGATTGATCCGGCCAAGAATGGCTACTTTGGTCGCCAAACTGGAGGAGCCAGGATGACACAGTTTTTCAACGAGGAAAGAAACAAGGAGGAGAACATCAGCGCACCAACGCATGAAGAGTCGGACTCGGACACCAGGGCGACCAAATTTCATAACAAGTCGTCCACACAACTCCTTCATGAGAAGATCAATATGCTTGGTAAGACTCAGTCGACGAGAAGCACTAAGTCTATTGCATCGGCCACCTCGTCAGCCGCGCAGCAGATTGCATACCCTGAGCTCCCACCTTCTCGCCATGGACCTTCGACCGATGGTCCAAAGCAGTTGGCTCGCGAGGAATCACCAAGAATGGGCGATTCATCCATGCCACCTAGCTCACCGTTCTTTGCTCGACATTCGCAATTTGCCCGGGATCGTAGTGTAGAGATCGCGGAGAAACCCAAGTTGAGTCCGTCTTCTTCCAACCAAGATCAGTATGCGAAGCTTCGATCCTTACGTACAGGAACTCCAGAACGACGGTCTCCGGCGCCAAGATCATTTATCTCACATGGTAAATCAGCCTCTGTTTCTTCGCTTGCTGGCTCTCCACGTCCCGGCACTGCTGGGTCTTTGCATAAATCCACCACGTTCGATGGCACCCCCAAAAGTTCTACTACTCCCACGGGCTCTCCAAAACGTTATGAAGGACCTCTAAGTGCATCCAAGTCCAAGCTCCAATCTATAATGAAATCTGCCAAAGGATTGTTTAGCAGCAGCGCTGGCGCGTCCGCTGCAGCGAAAGAAGCCATATCACCCAATTCGATGCGCTCAAAACCCACAGGTTACCCAAGTCTGCATGGCACCTTTAGTCAGGCTTCCACACAGCAATATGAGCCCGAGAGCCCGGTGAAACAACAGGGCCGTCGAACTCGGAGTTCTACGGAACGTGAAGAGAGACGCAGAGAACAGGAGATGAGAGAACGCCAGCGTATCCAGGAACAATTGGAAAAGGAACGAGAGGCAGAAAAAGCAAGGACTTCCCACCCTAAAACCCCACACAACCCGCCATCTGGCATACAAAGATTGGAGGCTATTGTTCCTCCTCCATCTCCAGGAATCAAGTCAAGCCCGAAGAAGGTGCAGGCACCACCCAGATCTGCAACCAGAGACTTGGAGGATCGTCGTGAAGAGGAAATTAAGGCTCCAATTTACGGGTTTCCCCAAACACAACCAAAGAAGAATGAGCGTCGACCGGTCAAACCGACGCGGGAGACACAGAAGGCAAAACCCCAGCCAGTTTCTATCAAAATAGGGACGCTATCTCAGCGTATTCCATTAAATTCGGTTCCTTCAAGTGCGCCTAGCGTTCAAGATCCCACTCCCACACCGACTCTGACGAAGCAGCCGTCAGTCAAAAAGGCGAGCATTGCTTCTTCTCATACCAGCACTTCAACAAATAGTTTTAAGAGTTCAACTACCGGTAGCAGCACCAAATCGAAGGCAGCCTTGGCCGCTGAGAGAAGAGAACAA CAACGTCGTGAGGCACAACAGCGACGAGAAGCAGAGCGCAAAAATCTCGAAGAAGCACGTCGCCAGGAACAACTTCGCGCGGAAGCCGAGCGAAGGGAACGAGAGCGTGCGGCCATGTTGGAGGATCCAAAGAGTGCTGCGAAGAAACAAGCAATCGAGAAGCGGAGGCTCGAAAATGCACGAAAGGCACATCAGCAGAGAAATCAACAACCTCCACCGGCCAACGACACG TCCCTCGTTTCCCATCAGGAGAAGTCTAGCTTTCGGTCTTCCCAACGACCGGATATGGGCCCAGCTAGGCCTGCTTCTAGACTGAATAATGTTCAACCACCTTCTCGACCTCAGCCGATGATAAACCCGGCCAAGCCGCCAAAGCGTCCGAATGAAGAGGAGGCAGTGCGAACAGTATCGGGAAAGCGGAGGAAGACCGACGACGAGCTTGCAACTGAACCCCCTATGCGACCAACAATGGCGCCTCCAATTCGTCAATCTAATGTTCGAAAA GAACTTAAAGCACAAGCATTCCCGGGTGGCTATGCAGGTGCACCAACCATGGGACATAGCCAAGCTGGACTGCCAGTGTTCAAGCACCCGACGAACCCAGCCCGCCCGCTACAGACTCCAGGTCACCCTCAAGCCGGCCGATCGGCTCAGCTATTAGAGATGTCCAAGTTCGCAAGTGGCAAAATCCCGTTCGCGGACTCAAATCCACCACCTCCAGCCGCTCACAAAACCCCTGGACACAAACCAGCACACAAGGTTGCCCGCTCGCCAGCTTATCCCAATGGTGAAAATATCAAACTCCCCGAAATCCCTACAGAcagcgaagaagaagattccGAGGCGGAACCGTATCACGTACCCGAGTGGGCGAAAGCAGATAACCTCCGAACCATCCTCATCGAGCAGGAAGGCAAAGATGGAGAGATGGTGTTCGGGCCTACTGCCCCATTGCGCATGGAGGAGATATTTAGAGATAATAAGGAGCGGCTGAAGAAATTTAGGGATCGAACTAGTAGCGCGAATTGGGGTGGTACAGATGGATTGACGACAGAAGAGATCCGGTGGGATATCGAGCAGAGAGAGgcactgaagaagaatggcGGCTGGACATTTGGCACTTAG
- a CDS encoding uncharacterized protein (EggNog:ENOG410PK4F~COG:I~BUSCO:8135at33183) codes for MASKLFSRSLLSLACRQLPASQQAARARGVQQLLSQTRAFSASSPARIMDLSCFTPEQLMVRDAISKICSNFPDEYWAERDETGEYPHELHAALAKDGWIGIALPEELGGAGLGISEATMMLHTIAQSGAGLAGAQSIHANVYATQPVAKFATEEQRQQMLPKLIAGEYRTCFGVTEPNTGLETLKLRTTATRDGDHYRVSGQKIWISSAQVAKKMVLLARTTPIEEVKRPSEGLSLFFIDFDKNAPGLDLRKIKKMGGRSVDANEVFFDNYRVSADTLIGKEGEGFKIVLHGMNAERCLLAGEALGLGYVALEKAAKYAKERVVFGRPIGQNQGIAHPLASAYMNLEAAKLATYHAARLYDASKTDKSISQHTVGVACNSAKFLAAEAAFTACERAVRE; via the exons ATGGCATCAAAGCTCTTCTCCCGCTCCCTCCTCTCCCTCGCGTGCCGCCAACTGCCCGCCTCACAGCAGGCAGCTCGTGCACGGGGCGTACAGCAGCTACTGTCCCAGACACGGGCATTTTCCGCGTCGTCACCTGCTAGAATAATGGATTTAAGCTGTTTCACGCCAGAGCAGCTGATGGTCAGAGATGCTATATCAAAGATCTGCTCGAATTTCCCCGAT GAATACTGGGCGGAGCGCGATGAAACCGGAGAATACCCCCATGAGCTCCATGCCGCTCTTGCAAAAGATGGCTGGATAGGCATCGCCCTGCCGGAGGAACTGGGCGGCGCAGGACTCGGCATCTCAGAAGCTACCATGATGCTGCACACAATCGCTCA GAGCGGTGCCGGGCTCGCGGGCGCTCAATCAATCCACGCCAACGTTTATGCCACCCAG CCTGTCGCCAAATTTGCCACGGAAGAACAGCGACAACAGATGTTACCCAAACTGATAGCGGGAGAATATAGAACCTGTTTTGGAGT GACGGAGCCGAACACCGGGCTGGAGACGCTCAAACTTCGCACTACGGCAACCAGAGACGGCGACCACTACAGGGTGTCGGGCCAGAAGAT ATGGATATCCTCCGCGCAGGTCGCAAAGAAGATGGTCCTTCTCGCCCGGACGACGCCCATTGAAGAAGTCAAAAGGCCATCTGAGGGCCTCTCGCTCTTCTTCATCGACTTTGATAAAAATGCACCGGGTCTTGATCTCAGAAAAATCAAGAAAATGGGTGGCCGGAGCGTTGATGCCAATGAAGTGTTCTTCGACAACTACCGCGTCTCCGCCGATACTCTCATTGGAAAGGAAGGCGAGGGTTTCAAAATC GTCCTTCACGGGATGAATGCCGAGAGGTGTCTGCTTGCGGGAGAGGCCCTGGGATTGGGCTACGTGGCCTTGGAGAAAGCAGCCAAATATGCTAAAGAACGCGTCGTCTTTGGCCGCCCGATCGGCCAGAACCAGGGCATCGCCCACCCGCTGGCGTCGGCGTACATGAACCTAGAGGCAGCCAAGCTAGCAACCTACCATGCTGCGAGACTTTATGATGCGAGCAAGACGGACAAATCCATCTCGCAGCATACGGTCGGGGTGGCCTGCAACTCCGCCAAGTTCCTTGCAGCGGAGGCGGCATTCACTGCTTGCGAGAGAGCCGTACGTGAATGA
- a CDS encoding uncharacterized protein (EggNog:ENOG410PJ6A~COG:K~BUSCO:7844at33183) — protein sequence MASIASLLNPEPEDFQRSHQLPTPSSSRSRDFTTAPQRQKRQKLSKDGAVFTRGKVKGEVRYPPCEYQDTELENAHREFEIHPMGHITEFPRHIPYNSEKKSFLEKTGRESFEVFQYTFRIPGEDKIHTVMWDYNVGLVRTTSLFKCNNYPKTAPGKMLDANRGLREICHSITGGALAAQGYWMPFEAAKAVAATFCWRIRYALTPLFGREFISICIPPSDERFGRMIIDPEIIRSAASTADRLRHLETKRSSPSLLPNTIAYFPGTEGSARAHAKNLRLKHIRKPVVNYEHDEEIASREYCRPRALPHSGWTATNSLRTASSAQLSIPSPGEILASLSGIHDRRRRVSALYESDSVADDVSLPPKSAASESSDGSYTDDGSMMESSDSEPDDPLRRRNSPLPLTNDARAAYMLMRLHMQEAVGVDDDSQRKKRRAST from the exons ATGGCATCCATTGCATCCCTACTAAATCCGGAACCAGAAGATTTTCAGAGAAGCCATCAGCTTCCTACGCCGTCTTCCAGTCGATCAAGAGACTTTACTACAGCACCACAGAGACAGAAAAGGCAAAAGTTATCCAAGGACGGTGCCGTCTTCACTAGAGGAAAGGTCAAGGGCGAAGTCAGATATCCTCCCTGTGAGTACCAAGACACAGAGCTAGAAAACGCTCATAGAGAGTTTGAAATCCATCCGATGGGACACATTACAGAGTTCCCTCGACATATACCTTACAACAGCGAAAAGAAGTCATTTCTTGAAAAGACTGGACGGGAAAGCTTTGAAG TTTTCCAATATACGTTCAGAATCCCCGGTGAAGATAAAATACATACGGTCATGTGGGATTATAACGTTGGCCTCGTTCGAACGACGTCGCTTTTTAAATGCAATAACTACCCCAAG ACCGCTCCAGGAAAGATGCTCGATGCAAACCGAGGCCTTCGAGAGATATGTCATAGTATCACGGGCGGAGCTCTAGCCGCACAGG GGTATTGGATGCCCTTTGAGGCAGCTAAAGCCGTTGCGGCTACGTTTTGCTGGAGGATCCGATATGCCTTGACGCCACTATTCGGGAGGGAATTTATATCAATATGCATTCCACCAAGTGACGAAAGGTTTGGCAGAATGATCATTGATCCGGAGATCATTCGATCAGCCGCTAGCACTGCAGATCGCTTGCGTCATCTAGAAACAAAGCGAAGTTCGCCCAGTTTATTGCCGAACACTATTGCATACTTCCCAGGCACTGAAGGTTCGGCCCGCGCGCATGCGAAGAACCTAAGGCTTAAACATATTCGCAAGCCTGTGGTCAACTACGAACATGACGAAGAAATTGCCAGTCGCGAATATTGCCGGCCTCGCGCACTTCCCCACAGTGGCTGGACTGCTACAAACTCTTTGCGGACAGCATCCTCGGCGCAACTTAGTATACCGTCGCCCGGGGAGATTCTCGCCTCCCTCTCGGGCATTCACGACAGGCGACGAAGGGTATCGGCTCTATATGAATCCGACTCGGTCGCTGATGACGTTAGTCTGCCACCAAAATCAGCTGCATCCGAATCAAGCGATGGCTCCTATACCGATGATGGATCGATGATGGAGTCCTCGGACTCTGAGCCGGACGACCCGCTAAGAAGGAGGAATTCTCCTTTACCGCTGACGAATGATGCAAGAGCAGCGTATATGCTGATGCGATTGCATATGCAGGAAGCTGTGGGGGTGGATGATGATTCCCAGCGGAAGAAGCGTCGAGCGTCGACGTGA
- a CDS encoding uncharacterized protein (EggNog:ENOG410PJJ6~COG:S~TransMembrane:4 (i53-72o78-97i139-161o167-186i)~BUSCO:13045at33183), whose protein sequence is MAESAPSDIPHTGDTDRRSTNGSPEKTAPGQPLTHYHSLVYSLLSWERPQTTAASYASVVAMIIAGRYLPLLRWALKLLYISLGFTAIVEVSGRAIFGRGLMSNSRPRKYYTIPKDTVESVLEDLEQLMDFFLIEFQRILFVENLSYTLATFSAALTSYWLVRFLPLWVLALIGVTVAYLGPLFYLSNKEFIDEQINVLQEMINSHAREVKEMAEAQTSQATGIVKHYVGEYRAKAHEYVVTPLAHSASPKQKQEHILDTPVKAEPQPGPAAIEHPDFPAAPQTELLPQFREDTKEEHAEPAPEPVAAM, encoded by the exons ATGGCTGAATCTGCTCCGAGTGATATCCCACACACAG GGGATACCGATCGCAGATCTACCAACGGAAGTCCCGAGAAGACCGCGCCCGGACAGCCCTTGACTC ACTACCACTCCCTCGTCTATAGCTTGCTCAGC TGGGAGCGCCCTCAAACCACAGCTGCCTCCTATGCCAGCGTCGTGGCTATGATCATTGCAGGTCGATATCTTCCATTGCTCCGCTGGGCCTTGAAGCTACTATACATTTCCCTTGGAT TCACGGCGATTGTCGAAGTTAGTGGACGAGCCATCTTCGGTCGCGGCTTGATGAGCAATTCTCGTCCTCGCAAGTACTACACTATCCCCAAGGACACGGTCGAGAGCGTGCTTGAGGACCTCGAGCAATTGATGGACTTTTTCCTCATCGAGTTCCAACGCATTCTGTTCGTCGAGAACCTGTCATATACTCTTGCC ACTTTCTCGGCTGCCCTTACATCGTACTGGCTCGTGCGGTTCCTACCACTCTGGGTTCTGGCCCTCATTGGCGTGACGGTTGCCTACCTTGGACCTCTGTTTTATCTCAGCAACAAGGAGTTTATCGACGAGCAGATCAATGTTCTCCAGGAGATGATCAACTCCCACGCACGGGAAGTCAAGGAGATGGCAGAAGCCCAGACCAGCCAGGCCACCGGCATTGTAAAACATTATGTTGGTGAATATCGTGCAAAGGCCCACGAATACGTCGTCACTCCTCTCGCCCACTCGGCATCCCCGAAGCAAAAGCAGGAGCACATCCTGGACACCCCAGTCAAGGCCGAGCCTCAGCCAGGCCCGGCTGCGATTGAGCATCCAGATTTCCCGGCGGCTCCACAGACCGAGCTTCTCCCTCAATTCCGTGAGGACACAAAGGAGGAACACGCAGAGCCTGCTCCAGAGCCAGTCGCTGCGATGTAA
- a CDS encoding uncharacterized protein (SECRETED:SignalP(1-20)~EggNog:ENOG410PYDY) → MKYLGLIIAALLPITPLAAPQRRCGPVEEFYNPRREDWIKYNTDGWFHQWIEEVWTNPNTSDQRNSLGLSATLGQWALGDDRWTCKDDGSTNNCDLNVCDNRVLNGKGASTRNAYYTLRAISNLHNYFLGVGQAFETSVVSAAFAKDSWASLFYDGDGGKDATYLKEILNVVATLFGVAGGLAALGTQATAATGAVAASLVAGSMTSTYHAVNPEDESFQISAELGEALGQLTLDWANSRIRGNNELMDGRTFGDMYLDTWLKDGFWVDFTGVDKATLSENTFTALKAIAINSIWRKQRVFIVGGGSCGDGEGVGEGTSEQFNGRYMLCEDGKAWYLYYWQENDLHTFWGWTAPPWGGDRLGAGAFEGITPQDVIRSSIKSHRAGGYDYSAETFSSRMTEAYKNGNNPFSEGPSMEGIWTIPVCDVSAAIENDYCPNKQYILQPFGSDKRQVWCCPICEGDMQKSLIFMDRAHLSDTDDPVYGCPCPVGKECGNAEKTWRALEGEKIPSDWQRDRPNGPKDV, encoded by the exons ATGAAGTATCTCGGCCTCATCATCGCAGCATTGCTGCCTATCACCCCTCTGGCCGCACCTCAGCGTCGCTGCGGACCCGTCGAAGAGTTCTATAATCCCAGACGCGAGGACTGGATCAAATACAACACTGACGGCTGGTTCCATCAATGGATCGAGGAGGTCTGGACCAACCCTAACACCTCAGATCAACGGAATTCTCTAGGTCTCTCAGCGACTTTGGGTCAGTGGGCGCTCGGAGACGACCGCTGGACGTGCAAGGACGATGGTTCAACCAACAACTGCGACCTGAACGTCTGCGACAACCGTGTCCTCAATGGAAAGGGCGCGTCCACTCGCAACGCTTACTACACCTTGAGAGCCATTAGCAACCTTCATAACTACTTCTTGGGCGTTGGCCAGGCTTTTGAGACCAGCGTCGTGTCTGCTGCTTTTGCCAAAGATTCTTGGGCTTCGCTATTCTACGATGGAGATGGCGGCAAGGATGCTACGTATCTAAAGGAGATCCTCAACGTTGTTGCCACACTCTTTGGCGTTGCTGGTGGATTAGCTGCTCTGGGAACCCAGGCAACTGCTGCTACGGGTGCTGTCGCAGCCTCTTTGGTCGCCGGCTCGATGACTTCTACCTATCATGCAGTCAACCC AGAGGATGAAAGCTTCCAGATCAGTGCTGAGCTCGGCGAGGCCCTGGGTCAGCTAACGCTGGACTGGGCCAACTCGCGTATCAGGGGCAACAATGAACTCATGGATGGCAGAACCTTTGGCGATATGTACCTCGACACTTGGCTCAAAGATGGTTTCTGGGTAGATTTCACCGGCGTCGATAAAGCCACTCTTTCTGAAAACACGTTTACTGCACTCAAAGCCATCGCAATCAATAGCATCTGGAGAAAGCAGCGTGTATTCATCGTTGGTGGCGGCTCTTGCGGTGATGGAGAGGGAGTCGGTGAGGGTACCTCCGAACAGTTTAATGGACGGTACATGCTCTGCGAAGATGGCAAGGCGTGGTACTTGTATTATTGGCAAGAGAATGACTTGCACACATTCTGGGGCTGGACTGCTCCACCATGGGGAGGCGACCGTCTCGGTGCTGGCGCCTTTGAAGGCATTACACCGCAG GACGTGATCCGATCCTCTATCAAATCCCACCGCGCCGGTGGCTACGACTACTCCGCTGAAACATTCTCATCCCGCATGACAGAAGCCTACAAAAACGGCAACAATCCTTTCTCTGAAGGTCCCTCCATGGAAGGAATCTGGACTATCCCTGTCTGCGACGTCTCTGCGGCCATCGAAAACGACTACTGCCCCAACAAGCAATATATCCTGCAGCCATTTGGCAGCGACAAGCGGCAGGTGTGGTGCTGCCCGATCTGCGAGGGCGATATGCAAAAGAGTCTGATCTTCATGGATCGTGCGCATTTGTCTGATACAGATGATCCCGTGTATGGATGTCCATGCCCAGTGGGCAAGGAATGTGGGAATGCAGAGAAGACCTGGAGGGCCTTGGAGGGGGAGAAGATCCCCAGTGATTGGCAGCGTGATCGTCCAAACGGTCCAAAGGACGTTTAG